A DNA window from Clavibacter sepedonicus contains the following coding sequences:
- a CDS encoding LemA family protein, producing the protein MELWIALGVVVLLAVLVGIYLWATYNALVTLNVRVDEAWSDITVQLKRRADLLPTIIESVKGYATHEQKVFEKVASARTETISASSPSEASAAEENLQGAMKSLFAVAEAYPQLQTSQTFLQLQGELVDTEDRIQASRRFYNGGVRELNTKITQFPNTLFVRGLGFGERDFYEVSSLASIAEPPRVQF; encoded by the coding sequence ATGGAATTGTGGATCGCGCTCGGAGTCGTCGTGCTCCTGGCCGTGCTCGTCGGCATCTACCTCTGGGCCACGTACAACGCCCTCGTCACCCTCAACGTCCGCGTGGACGAAGCGTGGAGCGACATCACCGTGCAGCTGAAGAGGCGCGCGGACCTGCTGCCGACCATCATCGAGTCGGTCAAGGGCTACGCCACCCACGAGCAGAAGGTGTTCGAGAAGGTCGCGTCCGCCCGCACCGAGACGATCAGCGCCTCGAGCCCGTCGGAGGCGAGCGCCGCCGAGGAGAACCTGCAGGGCGCGATGAAGTCGTTGTTCGCGGTCGCCGAGGCGTACCCGCAGCTCCAGACGAGCCAGACGTTCCTGCAGCTGCAGGGCGAGCTGGTGGACACCGAGGACCGGATCCAGGCGTCGCGCCGCTTCTACAACGGCGGCGTCCGCGAGCTGAACACCAAGATCACGCAGTTCCCGAACACGCTCTTCGTGCGCGGCCTCGGCTTCGGCGAGCGGGACTTCTACGAGGTCTCGAGCCTCGCGTCCATCGCCGAGCCGCCCCGCGTGCAGTTCTAG
- a CDS encoding winged helix-turn-helix domain-containing protein encodes MADTVSPALARRVALAAQGLGRPQPGAAGTRRLAAEIRRLGLLQIDSVNVFERSHHLPVLARVGPYDRAALDRMLFGGGGAYTEYWAHQAAVLPVDDLPLFGWRMEAERARRAAPGSWAHDHAPLLAEVRAELARTGPVPASAIEHESNVRTGPWWGWSDVKRALEAMFAWGEIASAGRRGFERVYGLAEDVLPAAVLGRDVPEEDAVRELVRRAAVAHGIGTAADLGDYHRLSRAATDRALRDLADAGEVLPVTVPGWEGRGKPLPVWLHRDARLPRRIRGEALLSPFDPVVWFRERALRLFDLHYRIEIYTPAAQRVHGYYVLPVLVDDEIVARVDLKSDRQAGVLRVQASWIEGRHDPGAVAERIAPLLERAAAWQGLEGVGVVDRGTLAEALRAHLPAVAAAPVADRAGERP; translated from the coding sequence ATGGCCGACACCGTCTCCCCCGCCCTCGCCCGACGCGTGGCCCTGGCGGCGCAGGGGCTCGGCCGGCCGCAGCCGGGAGCCGCGGGGACGCGTCGCCTGGCCGCGGAGATCCGGCGCCTCGGCCTGCTGCAGATCGACTCCGTCAACGTCTTCGAGCGCAGCCACCACCTGCCGGTGCTCGCCCGCGTCGGGCCCTACGACCGCGCCGCGCTCGACCGGATGCTGTTCGGCGGCGGCGGCGCGTACACGGAGTACTGGGCGCATCAGGCCGCCGTGCTGCCCGTCGACGACCTGCCGCTGTTCGGCTGGCGGATGGAGGCGGAGCGCGCCCGTCGCGCGGCACCCGGCTCCTGGGCGCACGACCACGCCCCGCTCCTGGCCGAGGTGCGGGCCGAGCTCGCCCGCACGGGGCCGGTGCCCGCGAGCGCGATCGAGCACGAGTCCAACGTCCGCACGGGTCCGTGGTGGGGCTGGTCGGACGTGAAGCGCGCGCTCGAGGCCATGTTCGCGTGGGGCGAGATCGCGAGCGCCGGACGCCGCGGGTTCGAGCGGGTCTACGGGCTCGCGGAGGACGTGCTGCCCGCCGCCGTCCTCGGACGCGACGTGCCCGAGGAGGACGCCGTGCGGGAGCTCGTGCGCCGCGCCGCCGTCGCGCACGGCATCGGCACCGCCGCCGACCTCGGCGACTACCACCGCCTGTCCCGCGCCGCGACCGACCGGGCGCTGCGCGACCTCGCCGATGCGGGCGAGGTGCTGCCCGTCACCGTGCCCGGGTGGGAAGGACGCGGGAAGCCGCTGCCCGTGTGGCTGCACCGCGACGCGCGACTGCCCCGGCGGATCCGCGGCGAGGCCCTGCTCTCGCCCTTCGATCCCGTCGTGTGGTTCCGCGAGCGGGCGCTGCGCCTGTTCGACCTGCACTACCGGATCGAGATCTACACGCCGGCGGCGCAGCGCGTGCACGGCTACTACGTGCTGCCGGTGCTGGTGGACGACGAGATCGTCGCCCGGGTCGACCTCAAGAGCGACCGGCAGGCGGGCGTGCTGCGCGTGCAGGCGTCATGGATCGAGGGACGGCACGACCCCGGGGCCGTCGCCGAGCGGATCGCGCCGCTGCTCGAGCGGGCCGCCGCGTGGCAGGGGCTCGAGGGCGTCGGGGTCGTCGACCGCGGCACGCTCGCCGAGGCGTTGCGGGCGCACCTGCCGGCTGTCGCGGCCGCCCCCGTCGCGGATCGGGCGGGAGAGCGACCATGA
- a CDS encoding glycoside hydrolase family 1 protein, translated as MTPRDAAPDRPTPTELAGLLAGGPRVGVSTSATKVEGRAHEGGRTESVWDAFARRPGAVADGSDPERGARHMERYREDVALAVELGVDVLSFSLSWSRIQPEARGGLRREGIAFYDELVDALLAAGIRPRVALHDHDLPVELQDRGGWLHRDTALRFGDLAYLAAETLGDRVPDWVTLRTPALTTMAGHVTGTHAPGSRLGLDALPTVHHQLLAHGRAIEAIRGSSSSARVGIVNAHRVVEAASADDDDRAAALVARALHQDLFADAVLLGRYPDLAGPHAEAFERLGRVDPADLRSIGQPVDHYGVALADPIRVAAVPRLTAGSTAIPFGELPWTDHPASLDGHPVAPDLVPVVLSGLDAAHPEQVDDRDGSRRDPRRAHAISDHLVQALAAVAPGGAAEGVRLEAVVAGSLLDGFEWEAGHEAPRGLVHVDPRTGDRTPRSSYRFLRDTLRERG; from the coding sequence GTGACACCTCGCGACGCCGCCCCCGACCGCCCGACGCCGACCGAGCTGGCGGGTCTCCTCGCGGGCGGCCCGCGCGTCGGGGTGAGCACGAGCGCGACGAAGGTCGAGGGCCGTGCGCACGAGGGCGGCCGCACCGAGTCGGTGTGGGACGCGTTCGCCCGACGACCCGGCGCGGTGGCGGACGGCAGCGACCCCGAGCGCGGCGCGCGGCACATGGAGAGGTACCGCGAGGACGTCGCGCTCGCGGTCGAGCTCGGCGTCGACGTCCTCTCCTTCTCCCTCTCGTGGTCGAGGATCCAGCCGGAGGCGCGCGGGGGCCTCCGCCGCGAGGGCATCGCGTTCTACGACGAGCTGGTCGACGCGCTGCTGGCCGCGGGGATCCGCCCGCGCGTCGCCCTGCACGACCACGACCTGCCCGTCGAGCTGCAGGACCGCGGCGGCTGGCTGCACCGCGACACCGCGCTCCGGTTCGGCGACCTCGCCTACCTCGCGGCCGAGACGCTCGGCGACCGCGTGCCCGACTGGGTGACGCTCCGGACGCCCGCCCTCACCACGATGGCCGGCCACGTCACCGGCACGCATGCGCCCGGATCCCGCCTCGGGCTCGACGCGCTCCCCACCGTGCACCACCAGCTGCTGGCGCACGGCCGCGCCATCGAGGCGATCCGGGGCTCGAGCTCCTCGGCCCGGGTCGGCATCGTGAACGCGCACCGCGTGGTGGAGGCCGCCTCCGCGGACGACGACGACCGCGCCGCCGCCCTCGTGGCGCGTGCCCTGCACCAGGACCTCTTCGCCGACGCCGTCCTCCTCGGCCGGTACCCCGACCTCGCCGGCCCGCACGCCGAGGCCTTCGAGCGGCTCGGGCGGGTGGATCCGGCCGACCTCCGCTCCATCGGCCAGCCCGTCGACCACTACGGCGTCGCGCTCGCCGACCCGATCCGCGTCGCCGCCGTGCCGCGCCTGACGGCCGGATCCACCGCGATCCCCTTCGGCGAGCTGCCCTGGACCGACCACCCCGCCTCCCTCGACGGCCACCCCGTCGCGCCCGACCTCGTGCCGGTCGTGCTCTCGGGCCTCGACGCCGCCCACCCGGAGCAGGTCGACGACCGCGACGGCTCCCGCCGGGATCCGCGCCGCGCTCACGCGATCTCTGACCACCTGGTGCAGGCGCTCGCCGCCGTCGCGCCGGGCGGCGCGGCCGAGGGCGTCCGGCTCGAGGCCGTCGTCGCCGGCAGCCTCCTCGACGGGTTCGAGTGGGAGGCCGGCCACGAGGCGCCGCGCGGGCTCGTCCACGTGGATCCGCGCACCGGCGACCGCACGCCCCGCTCCTCGTACCGCTTCCTCCGCGACACCCTGCGCGAGCGCGGCTGA